The following coding sequences lie in one Amycolatopsis cihanbeyliensis genomic window:
- a CDS encoding serine/threonine-protein kinase, with the protein MSDEGHLVAGRYRIVQRLGTGAMGAVWQAQDEVLHRTVAIKQLLLQPGLDEDEAEDARQRTMREGRIAARLHHPNAITVFDVVTDDHGQPCLIMEYLASTSLAAVLQEQTLPPVEVASIGAQVAAALTEAHSYGIVHRDIKPGNILLAGNGTVKITDFGISRAKDDVTVTKTGMIAGTPAYLAPEVAIGGDPGPESDVFSLGSTLYAATEGQPPFGLSENTLGLLHAVAAGQINPPRQSGPLASVLAVLLHPEIEHRPTAEECEELLAAVARGETPLGGPAGAAGATAIAPALGAAALGAGAAGAMAAEDDLPSAHSGTLGDAGQDFYDDLPDEGYAPASGFPEQDYDSYGAQGPDATRAVPAGAYEDYARYEDAYEDPYEDEYRDYEGDYDARAVPPEDPEEEERGNWKLPAAIGAIVVAGLVALGVWLFSGPKGNDEADQNPVQPPADTTSSAPVTTTTSAEPTTTEATEEPEPTGENRPPRRTRNNPPPPPDDPPEPTEPPEPTTTTTTTASETTTTSSDEPDPTTTEEAG; encoded by the coding sequence GTGAGCGACGAGGGTCACCTGGTCGCCGGCCGATACCGCATCGTCCAGCGACTCGGTACCGGCGCGATGGGCGCCGTCTGGCAGGCCCAGGACGAGGTCCTGCACCGAACGGTCGCGATCAAGCAACTGTTGCTGCAGCCGGGGCTGGACGAGGACGAGGCCGAGGACGCGCGGCAGCGCACGATGCGGGAAGGACGGATCGCCGCCCGCCTGCACCACCCGAACGCGATCACCGTGTTCGACGTGGTCACCGACGACCACGGCCAACCCTGCCTGATCATGGAGTACCTGGCCTCCACCAGCCTGGCCGCCGTACTGCAGGAGCAGACCCTGCCGCCGGTCGAGGTCGCCAGCATCGGCGCGCAGGTGGCGGCCGCGCTGACCGAGGCGCACTCCTACGGGATCGTGCACCGGGACATCAAGCCGGGCAACATCCTGCTCGCCGGCAACGGCACCGTGAAGATCACCGACTTCGGCATCTCCCGGGCCAAGGACGACGTCACCGTGACCAAGACCGGCATGATCGCCGGCACCCCCGCCTACCTGGCACCGGAGGTCGCCATCGGCGGCGACCCCGGGCCGGAGTCGGACGTGTTCTCCCTCGGCTCCACGCTGTACGCGGCCACCGAGGGCCAGCCGCCGTTCGGGCTCAGCGAGAACACCCTCGGCCTGCTGCACGCCGTCGCGGCCGGGCAGATCAACCCGCCGCGCCAGTCCGGGCCGCTGGCCAGCGTGCTCGCCGTACTGCTGCACCCGGAGATCGAGCACCGGCCGACCGCGGAGGAGTGCGAGGAGCTGCTCGCCGCCGTGGCCCGCGGGGAAACCCCGCTCGGTGGTCCCGCCGGTGCCGCGGGCGCGACCGCCATCGCCCCGGCCCTCGGCGCCGCGGCGCTCGGCGCGGGCGCCGCCGGGGCGATGGCGGCCGAGGACGACCTGCCCTCCGCCCACTCCGGCACGCTCGGCGACGCCGGGCAGGACTTCTACGACGACCTGCCGGACGAGGGCTACGCGCCCGCGAGTGGCTTCCCCGAGCAGGACTACGACTCCTACGGGGCGCAGGGCCCGGACGCCACCCGTGCGGTCCCGGCCGGTGCCTACGAGGACTACGCCCGCTATGAGGACGCCTACGAGGACCCGTACGAGGACGAGTACCGGGACTACGAGGGTGACTACGACGCCCGTGCGGTACCGCCCGAGGACCCCGAGGAAGAGGAGCGGGGCAACTGGAAACTACCCGCCGCGATCGGCGCGATCGTGGTCGCCGGGCTGGTCGCGCTCGGCGTGTGGCTGTTCAGCGGGCCGAAGGGTAATGACGAGGCGGATCAGAACCCGGTGCAGCCGCCCGCGGACACCACCAGTTCCGCGCCGGTGACCACGACCACATCGGCGGAGCCCACCACCACCGAGGCGACCGAGGAACCGGAACCGACCGGCGAGAACCGTCCGCCGCGGCGGACGCGGAACAACCCGCCGCCACCGCCGGACGACCCGCCGGAGCCGACAGAACCGCCGGAACCAACTACGACCACCACGACGACCGCGAGCGAAACGACGACCACGTCGTCCGACGAGCCCGACCCGACAACGACGGAGGAAGCAGGCTGA
- a CDS encoding serine/threonine-protein kinase, translating into MTPEGTLVSGRYRLDQPIGRGRAGIVWLAFDTRLHRTVAAKRLFVRPDLDPTATEQARQVVLQEGKDAIRVVHACAITVHDALREGDDVWLIMEYVPSRNMADFLAEHGTLAPEQAAALGIQLGSALAAAHAVGVPHRVLEPSNVLLADDGGVKITDIGISDAAPDPAYRAPEVARGEPATAAADAFSLGATLFAAVEGTPPFGADGKGEQAAPHRTGPLTGALLKLLRTEPDLRPTMNDTVKALGAITQGQQTAFVPPTAPPMPTVPVMRAPRQAQPAARAPAAAPAPQPPPPPVRPGQPAPAPTRTRPNSRNWIIAAIAIVLAVAIGVLFAELVLV; encoded by the coding sequence GTGACGCCGGAAGGCACGCTCGTCAGTGGACGGTACCGCCTGGATCAGCCGATCGGTCGGGGCCGCGCGGGGATCGTGTGGCTCGCCTTCGACACGCGATTGCACCGGACCGTCGCGGCGAAGCGACTGTTCGTGCGGCCCGACCTCGATCCCACGGCCACGGAGCAGGCAAGGCAGGTCGTCCTGCAGGAGGGCAAGGACGCCATCCGGGTCGTGCATGCCTGCGCCATCACCGTGCACGACGCGCTGCGCGAGGGCGACGACGTCTGGCTGATCATGGAGTACGTCCCGTCCAGGAACATGGCGGACTTCCTCGCCGAGCACGGCACGCTGGCCCCGGAACAGGCCGCGGCGCTGGGCATTCAGCTCGGCTCGGCACTGGCCGCCGCGCACGCGGTCGGGGTGCCGCACCGGGTGCTGGAACCGAGCAACGTGCTGCTCGCCGACGACGGCGGGGTCAAGATCACCGACATCGGCATCTCGGACGCCGCCCCCGACCCTGCCTACCGCGCGCCGGAGGTGGCCAGAGGTGAGCCGGCCACCGCGGCCGCCGACGCGTTCTCCCTCGGCGCGACCCTGTTCGCCGCGGTCGAGGGAACCCCACCGTTCGGCGCGGACGGCAAGGGCGAGCAGGCCGCACCGCACCGGACTGGACCGCTCACCGGCGCGCTGCTCAAGCTGTTGCGCACCGAGCCGGACCTGCGACCGACGATGAACGACACGGTCAAGGCACTGGGCGCGATCACCCAGGGCCAGCAGACCGCGTTCGTGCCACCGACCGCACCGCCGATGCCGACCGTGCCGGTGATGCGCGCCCCGCGGCAGGCGCAACCCGCCGCGCGGGCGCCAGCGGCCGCACCGGCACCGCAGCCACCGCCGCCCCCGGTTCGTCCGGGTCAACCGGCGCCCGCGCCGACCCGGACTCGCCCGAACTCCCGGAACTGGATCATCGCCGCGATCGCCATCGTGCTCGCCGTGGCGATCGGGGTGCTGTTCGCCGAGCTCGTGCTGGTCTAG
- a CDS encoding LysR family transcriptional regulator has product MLDVRRMLVLRAVVTSGSITAAARNLGYTPSAVSQQLSTLEREAGTVLLERVGRGVRPTAAGTLLSEHAELVSAQLGRAESALAELKAGRTGRLAIRYFATAGAALVPPAVAAVRREYPGIRLDLRLFEPDDPLPMVATGKADVAIVVSAGGNRRNRNLEFVHLLDDPYRAVLPKGHRLAGKRVLDLADLAEESWIGNEWPTPGPCREILLEACGAAGFTPNFGVEAEDYQTSQGFVAAGLGVTAIPALALGSPHPGVVLSRLRNPQPVRPIHAVLATHAREQPAVTTLLDAMSPGS; this is encoded by the coding sequence ATGCTGGACGTGCGGCGGATGCTGGTGTTGCGGGCGGTGGTCACCAGCGGCTCGATCACGGCCGCCGCGCGCAATCTCGGATACACCCCCTCCGCGGTCAGCCAGCAACTGTCCACCCTGGAGCGAGAGGCCGGCACGGTCCTGCTGGAACGCGTCGGCCGGGGTGTTCGGCCCACCGCGGCGGGTACGCTGCTGTCCGAACACGCCGAGCTGGTCAGCGCGCAGTTGGGCAGGGCGGAGTCGGCGCTCGCCGAGTTGAAGGCCGGCCGTACCGGCAGGCTGGCGATCCGGTACTTCGCCACCGCGGGCGCGGCGCTGGTGCCACCCGCCGTCGCCGCGGTCCGCCGCGAGTACCCGGGGATCCGACTCGACCTGCGGTTGTTCGAACCGGACGACCCGCTGCCGATGGTCGCCACCGGGAAGGCCGATGTGGCGATCGTGGTGTCCGCGGGTGGCAACCGGCGTAACCGGAACCTGGAGTTCGTGCATCTGCTGGACGATCCGTACCGTGCGGTGCTGCCGAAGGGGCACCGGCTGGCCGGCAAGCGGGTGCTGGACCTGGCCGACCTCGCCGAAGAGTCCTGGATCGGCAACGAGTGGCCGACGCCCGGACCGTGCCGGGAGATCCTGCTGGAAGCCTGCGGGGCGGCCGGGTTCACGCCGAACTTCGGAGTCGAGGCGGAGGACTACCAGACCTCGCAGGGGTTCGTGGCGGCCGGACTCGGCGTGACCGCGATCCCGGCACTCGCGCTCGGTTCCCCGCATCCCGGGGTGGTGCTGAGCCGGCTGCGCAACCCGCAGCCGGTGCGGCCGATCCACGCCGTGCTCGCCACGCACGCGCGGGAGCAGCCGGCCGTCACCACCCTGCTGGATGCGATGAGCCCGGGTTCCTAG
- a CDS encoding DMT family transporter, with the protein MGEGKTLLRMGVLALMWGSSFFWIKLGLNAFSPVQLVLIRLVLGAAVLLVLCYGYRARLPRGGRVWLHLGVAALFHNAVPFLLFAIGEQTVDSGTTGVLNATTPLWALVVALLWRVDRGLNAARVAGLVVGLAGTALIFAPWRSSDLLSWGSVAILAGAMSYGFVFVYEQRFLTGSGASPVALAGSQMLAASGFLLLATPFAGLSPIRLDPGAVLAVVVLGVFSTGIAFAVNYRLLATEGAVAAATVGYLMPVVSILLGTLLLNEHLNPRVVAGMVVVLLGVALTRVRRNRAGGRAEPDRGAELRQESGTLP; encoded by the coding sequence GTGGGTGAAGGCAAGACGCTGCTGCGGATGGGCGTGCTCGCGCTGATGTGGGGATCGAGCTTCTTCTGGATCAAGCTCGGGCTGAACGCCTTCTCCCCGGTTCAGCTGGTACTGATCCGGCTCGTGCTCGGCGCGGCCGTGCTGCTGGTGCTGTGCTACGGCTACCGGGCCCGGTTACCCCGGGGCGGTCGGGTGTGGTTACACCTGGGGGTGGCGGCACTGTTCCACAACGCGGTGCCCTTCCTGCTGTTCGCGATCGGCGAGCAGACCGTGGACTCCGGCACCACCGGGGTGCTGAACGCGACGACACCGTTGTGGGCGCTGGTGGTCGCCTTGTTGTGGCGCGTCGACCGCGGGCTGAACGCGGCCAGGGTCGCCGGCCTCGTGGTCGGCCTGGCCGGCACGGCGCTGATCTTCGCCCCGTGGCGGTCCAGTGACCTGCTGAGCTGGGGCTCGGTGGCGATCCTCGCGGGCGCGATGAGTTACGGCTTCGTGTTCGTCTACGAGCAGCGGTTCCTCACCGGCTCGGGGGCCTCCCCGGTCGCGCTGGCCGGATCGCAGATGCTGGCCGCGAGCGGGTTCCTGCTGCTGGCGACGCCCTTCGCCGGGCTGAGCCCGATCCGGCTGGATCCCGGCGCGGTGCTCGCGGTGGTGGTACTGGGGGTGTTCTCCACCGGGATCGCGTTCGCGGTGAACTACCGGCTGCTGGCCACCGAGGGCGCGGTGGCCGCGGCGACGGTCGGCTACCTGATGCCGGTGGTGTCCATCCTGCTCGGCACGCTGCTGCTGAACGAGCACCTGAACCCCCGGGTGGTGGCCGGCATGGTGGTGGTCCTGCTCGGGGTCGCGCTCACCCGGGTACGCCGGAACCGGGCCGGTGGGCGGGCGGAGCCGGACCGCGGCGCGGAGCTTCGGCAGGAGTCAGGAACCCTCCCCTGA
- a CDS encoding DUF2267 domain-containing protein yields MATTGTSCVIGLLADPGLPTELAHRLSEELPAALAERIGDRVCWEVRVVSEPLILDENNRIPIVEHAREKRSTEGWDLMICLTDLPRRLRERPVIADLSTRHRVALAALPAIGWLRLRAHTLRTLAVLVEELSEYGRPAGAAQRGLRRPLERMSAVRRVESPDEQLDAALTLVGLRGRLRLLFGLVRDNRPWRLVPSLSGAIAAAGATAAFGVFFPTIWSMADALSAGRLAVISVFAVTAMVVWMIVHNGLWERPRHLDSRREAVLYNLASILTLVIGVSCMYVVLFALTLLAAVTVISSDYLATRLGHPAGLTDYLGLVWLASSMGTVAGALGSSFESEDAVLQATYSRRERQRRERAKEAREAEESGESGEGS; encoded by the coding sequence ATGGCGACCACGGGCACGAGCTGTGTCATCGGGCTGCTCGCCGACCCGGGGCTGCCGACCGAGCTGGCCCACCGGCTGTCCGAGGAACTGCCCGCCGCGCTGGCCGAACGGATCGGCGACCGGGTGTGCTGGGAGGTTCGGGTGGTCTCCGAACCGCTCATCCTGGACGAGAACAACCGCATCCCGATCGTCGAGCACGCCAGGGAGAAACGTTCCACCGAGGGCTGGGACCTGATGATCTGCCTCACCGACCTGCCGCGCCGGCTGCGGGAGCGACCGGTGATCGCGGACCTCAGCACCCGGCACCGGGTCGCGCTGGCCGCGTTGCCCGCGATCGGCTGGCTGCGGCTGCGCGCGCATACCCTGCGGACGCTCGCGGTGCTGGTGGAGGAACTGTCCGAGTACGGTCGCCCCGCCGGGGCCGCGCAGCGCGGCCTGCGCAGGCCGCTGGAACGGATGTCGGCGGTACGCAGGGTGGAGTCCCCGGACGAGCAGCTGGACGCCGCGCTGACCCTGGTCGGGCTGCGCGGCCGGCTGCGGCTGCTGTTCGGGCTGGTGCGGGACAACCGGCCGTGGCGCCTGGTGCCCAGCCTGTCCGGCGCCATCGCGGCCGCGGGGGCCACCGCGGCCTTCGGCGTGTTCTTCCCGACGATCTGGTCGATGGCCGACGCGCTCAGCGCGGGACGACTCGCGGTGATCAGCGTCTTCGCGGTGACGGCGATGGTCGTCTGGATGATCGTGCACAACGGCCTGTGGGAGCGCCCGCGACACCTCGACTCCCGGCGGGAGGCCGTGCTGTACAACCTCGCCTCGATCCTCACCCTGGTGATCGGGGTGAGCTGCATGTACGTCGTGCTGTTCGCGCTGACCTTGCTGGCCGCCGTCACCGTCATCTCGAGCGACTACCTGGCGACCAGGCTGGGGCATCCGGCCGGGTTGACCGACTACCTTGGCCTGGTGTGGCTGGCCAGTTCCATGGGCACCGTCGCAGGCGCGCTCGGCTCCAGCTTCGAGTCGGAGGACGCGGTGTTGCAGGCCACCTACAGCCGGCGCGAGCGGCAGCGCAGGGAACGCGCCAAGGAGGCACGGGAGGCCGAGGAGTCCGGAGAGTCAGGGGAGGGTTCCTGA
- a CDS encoding response regulator: MTENESTEQVHTGGPVKVFLVDDHALFRAGVRAELESITDEVEVVGEAGSVAEAVAGIARARPQVVLLDVHMPDGGGAEVLRRARPDLPDVVFLALSVSDAAEDVIAVIRAGARGYVTKTISSKELVRAVVRVSEGDAVFSPRLAGFVLDAFADRPGSAPISDPELDLLTPRERDVLRLLARGYAYKEIASELFISVKTVETHVSSVLRKTQLSNRYELSRWASDRRLV; encoded by the coding sequence GTGACGGAGAACGAGAGCACGGAGCAGGTGCACACCGGGGGCCCGGTGAAGGTCTTCCTGGTGGACGACCACGCGCTGTTCCGCGCCGGGGTCCGCGCCGAGCTGGAGTCGATCACCGACGAGGTGGAGGTGGTCGGTGAGGCCGGGTCGGTCGCCGAGGCGGTGGCCGGGATCGCCAGGGCGCGGCCGCAGGTGGTGCTGCTCGATGTGCACATGCCGGACGGTGGCGGGGCCGAGGTGCTCCGCAGGGCGCGTCCCGACCTGCCGGACGTGGTGTTCCTCGCGCTGTCGGTCTCCGACGCGGCGGAGGACGTGATCGCGGTGATCCGCGCGGGGGCCCGCGGCTACGTCACCAAGACGATCTCCTCCAAGGAACTGGTGCGCGCGGTGGTCCGGGTCTCCGAGGGCGACGCGGTGTTCTCCCCGCGGCTGGCGGGGTTCGTGCTGGACGCCTTCGCCGACCGCCCGGGCTCGGCGCCGATCAGCGATCCCGAGCTGGACCTGCTCACCCCGCGCGAGCGGGACGTGCTGCGCCTGCTGGCCCGCGGGTACGCCTACAAGGAGATCGCCTCCGAGCTGTTCATCTCGGTGAAGACCGTGGAGACACACGTATCCAGCGTGTTGCGCAAGACCCAGCTCTCCAACCGCTACGAGCTCTCCCGCTGGGCCTCCGACCGCAGGCTGGTCTAG